A genomic window from Antedon mediterranea chromosome 4, ecAntMedi1.1, whole genome shotgun sequence includes:
- the LOC140047478 gene encoding uncharacterized protein isoform X1, which yields MWWPQLSTTTYQFCTDLTSITQVGMWWLQLSTTTYQFCTDLTSITQVGMWWLQLSTTTYQFCTDLTSITQVGVWWLQLSTTTYQFCTDLTSITQVGMWWPQLSTTTYQFCTDLTSITQVGMWWLQLSTTTYQFCTDLTSITQVGMWWPQLSTTTYQFCTDLTSITQVGMWLPQLSTTTYQFCTDLTSITQVGMWLPQLSTTTYQFCTDLTSITQVGMWWLQLSTTTYQFCTDLTSITQVGMWWLQLSTTTYQFCTDLTSITQSMVDSAELFPDVWKKVCKWMDSKGLGTYYTFAVACDGPWDMNLFLNVQCHLSQVPFPNFCRKWVNICKAMSNFYHLPRMSLKNMLTAHELTFEGRPHRGISDARNIARIAVILMEDGCILDCNDSFDTNFSPNAH from the exons ATGTGGTGGCCTCAGCTCTCCACAACCACCTATCAATTTTGTACAGATCTCACAAGTATTACACAGGTAGGTATGTGGTGGCTTCAGCTCTCCACAACCACCTATCAATTTTGTACAGATCTCACAAGTATTACACAGGTAGGTATGTGGTGGCTTCAGCTCTCCACAACCACCTATCAATTTTGTACAGATCTCACAAGTATTACACAGGTAGGTGTGTGGTGGCTTCAGCTCTCCACAACCACCTATCAATTTTGTACAGATCTCACAAGTATTACACAGGTAGGTATGTGGTGGCCTCAGCTCTCCACAACCACCTATCAATTTTGTACAGATCTCACAAGTATTACACAGGTAGGTATGTGGTGGCTTCAGCTCTCCACAACCACCTATCAATTTTGTACAGATCTCACAAGTATTACACAGGTAGGTATGTGGTGGCCTCAGCTCTCCACAACCACCTATCAATTTTGTACAGATCTCACAAGTATTACACAGGTAGGTATGTGGTTGCCTCAGCTCTCCACAACCACCTATCAATTTTGTACAGATCTCACAAGTATTACACAGGTAGGTATGTGGTTGCCTCAGCTCTCCACAACCACCTATCAATTTTGTACAGATCTCACAAGTATTACACAGGTAGGTATGTGGTGGCTTCAGCTCTCCACAACCACCTATCAATTTTGTACAGATCTCACAAGTATTACACAGGTAGGCATGTGGTGGCTTCAGCTCTCCACAACCACCTATCAATTTTGTACAGATCTCACAAGTATTACACAG AGTATGGTTGATAGTGCAGAGTTGTTTCCAGATGTATGGAAAAAAGTTTGTAAATGGATGGACTCTAAGGGACTAGGAACCTACTATACATTTGCAGTAGCATGTGATGG GCCATGGGATATGAATCTGTTTCTGAACGTGCAATGCCATCTCAGTCAAGTTCCATTTCCTAATTTTTGCAGAAAATGGGTGAACATTTGTAAAGCTATGAGCAATTTTTATCATTTACCTCGAATGAGTCTAAAAAATATGCTGACTGCACATGAACTTACTTTTGAAGGACGCCCTCATAGAGGAATATCGGATGCAAGAAATATTGCACGGATTGCTGTCATACTGATGGAAGATGGGTGTATTTTGGATTGTAACGATTCATTTGACACTAATTTCTCACCTAATGCACATTAA
- the LOC140048109 gene encoding uncharacterized protein isoform X2, which produces MLLLWLLFASINHLFLMCKNCRLYNCERHTHSFFDMNVETDKHSLRMKLESKDEEIKKLTEQLYQVMRMNTNWQRYNDQREVKDQERDRERAIMIRQLTMHKDHIQMSERKIMDMKSSQENVLKTENIELKAQLELKEAEIQKLKAELKTNNQSEESMTMIEFLRQQVNVYVEDFRKERKDREAVQEKYESTRLELLEAKRTIDKLTLLNKQDETSYPYRNWETTAARSFEAGMRSRGIDHQGRLQYNGSGLSDDVEIDAAKTDDEMDSFNKDDLQCPACFKSFSFNNHHLLVEHLDTCGLK; this is translated from the exons ATGTTGCTGCTCTGGTTGTTGTTTGCTTctattaatcatttatttttgatGTGTAAAAACTGCCGTTTGTACAATTGTGAAAGACACACACATTCATTTTTTGAT ATGAATGTAGAAACTGATAAACATTCATTAAGAATGAAGCTTGAATCTAAAgatgaagaaataaagaaaCTCACTGAACAGTTATATCAAGTTATGAGGATGAACACAAACTGGCAACGATACAATGATCAACGTGAGGTAAAAGATCAGGAAAGGGATCGAGAACGTGCAATAATGATACGGCAGCTAACGATGCATAAAGATCACATACAGATGTCTGAACGGAAAATTATGGATATGAAATCAAGCCAGGAGAATGTTTTAAAAACTGAGAATATTGAATTAAAAGCACAGTTGGAACTTAAAGAAGCTGAAATTCAGAAACTTAAGGCAGAACTAAAGACTAATAATCAGTCAGAAGAAAGTATGACAATGATCGAATTCCTTCGACAACAAGTGAATGTATATGTTGAGGATTTTAGAAAAGAACGGAAGGATCGTGAAGCTGTTCAAGAAAAGTATGAATCAACCAGATTAGAGTTATTGGAAGCTAAAAGAACTATTGACAAACTTACA TTATTAAACAAACAAGATGAAACATCATATCCATATAGAAACTGGGAAACTACAGCAGCAAGA TCTTTTGAAGCTGGAATGAGGTCAAGAGGTATTGATCATCAAGGACGCTTGCAATACAATGGGTCAGGGCTGTCTGATGATGTGGAAATCGACGCCGCTAAAACTGATGATGAAAtggacagttttaacaaagatGATCTTCAATGCCCAGCATGTTTTAaaagtttttcttttaataatcaTCATTTACTCGTAGAACACTTAGATACATGtggtttaaaataa
- the LOC140048109 gene encoding uncharacterized protein isoform X1 — protein MMDMEDLYIGSSVEGSTCKRSPLISRGTHKYRTADKIVIPSFVEDMHQMNVETDKHSLRMKLESKDEEIKKLTEQLYQVMRMNTNWQRYNDQREVKDQERDRERAIMIRQLTMHKDHIQMSERKIMDMKSSQENVLKTENIELKAQLELKEAEIQKLKAELKTNNQSEESMTMIEFLRQQVNVYVEDFRKERKDREAVQEKYESTRLELLEAKRTIDKLTLLNKQDETSYPYRNWETTAARSFEAGMRSRGIDHQGRLQYNGSGLSDDVEIDAAKTDDEMDSFNKDDLQCPACFKSFSFNNHHLLVEHLDTCGLK, from the exons ATGATGGACATGGAGGACCTCTACATTGGAAGTAGTGTAGAAGGATCAACCTGCAAAAGGTCACCCCTAATTTCACGTGGAACACACAAGTACAGAACAGCAGATAAAATCGTCATACCAAGTTTTGTAGAAGATATGCACCAG ATGAATGTAGAAACTGATAAACATTCATTAAGAATGAAGCTTGAATCTAAAgatgaagaaataaagaaaCTCACTGAACAGTTATATCAAGTTATGAGGATGAACACAAACTGGCAACGATACAATGATCAACGTGAGGTAAAAGATCAGGAAAGGGATCGAGAACGTGCAATAATGATACGGCAGCTAACGATGCATAAAGATCACATACAGATGTCTGAACGGAAAATTATGGATATGAAATCAAGCCAGGAGAATGTTTTAAAAACTGAGAATATTGAATTAAAAGCACAGTTGGAACTTAAAGAAGCTGAAATTCAGAAACTTAAGGCAGAACTAAAGACTAATAATCAGTCAGAAGAAAGTATGACAATGATCGAATTCCTTCGACAACAAGTGAATGTATATGTTGAGGATTTTAGAAAAGAACGGAAGGATCGTGAAGCTGTTCAAGAAAAGTATGAATCAACCAGATTAGAGTTATTGGAAGCTAAAAGAACTATTGACAAACTTACA TTATTAAACAAACAAGATGAAACATCATATCCATATAGAAACTGGGAAACTACAGCAGCAAGA TCTTTTGAAGCTGGAATGAGGTCAAGAGGTATTGATCATCAAGGACGCTTGCAATACAATGGGTCAGGGCTGTCTGATGATGTGGAAATCGACGCCGCTAAAACTGATGATGAAAtggacagttttaacaaagatGATCTTCAATGCCCAGCATGTTTTAaaagtttttcttttaataatcaTCATTTACTCGTAGAACACTTAGATACATGtggtttaaaataa
- the LOC140047478 gene encoding 3'-5' exoribonuclease 1-like isoform X2: MTSSSVEAGTTRPTACPQKSRSVRDSSSQGGLATLDKELKHLCLDDCCGVHGDRKQSRPRPKFTSTDQSSGVTSRFNNINKIDKSHPVFKQISRKNGEINKLNASEVKAKLGTLKLNTRGRIDILKSRLKSYYKQRQLAAESGFQSMHQQFDYLLVIDYEATCEEPEPPDFVPEIIEFPIVLINTSTLEVEDEFQAFCRPTFNPKLTQFCTDLTSITQSMVDSAELFPDVWKKVCKWMDSKGLGTYYTFAVACDGPWDMNLFLNVQCHLSQVPFPNFCRKWVNICKAMSNFYHLPRMSLKNMLTAHELTFEGRPHRGISDARNIARIAVILMEDGCILDCNDSFDTNFSPNAH; the protein is encoded by the exons ATGACGTCGTCGTCAGTGGAGGCcggtactactaggcctacagccTGTCCGCAAAAAAGCCGAAGTGTGAGGGACTCCTCCAGCCAAGGAGGTCTAGCCACACTTGATAAAGAACTAAAACACCTCTGCTTGGATGATTGTTGTGGGGTCCATGGGGATAGAAAACagtctaggcctagacctaaGTTTACTTCCACAGATCAATCCAGCGGCGTGACCAgtagatttaataatattaataag ataGATAAAAGTCATCCGGTATTCAAACAAATTTCTCGTAAAAATGGTGAAATAAACAAACTGAATGCTAGTGAAGTTAAAGCAAAACTTGGTACTTTAAAGCTGAACACTCG AGGGAGAATTGATATATTAAAGTCTAGACTGAAATCTTACTATAAACAACGACAGCTTGCAGCAGAGTCAGGCTTCCAATCGATGCATCAACAATTTGACTATTTACTAGTGATAGACTATGAAGCAACATGCGAAGAACCAGAACCACCAGATTTTGTTCCTGAAATAATTGAGTTTCCTATTGTGTTAATAAACACAAGCACTCTTGAAGTT GAAGATGAATTCCAAGCATTTTGTCGTCCTACATTTAATCCAAAATTAACCCAATTTTGTACAGATCTCACAAGTATTACACAG AGTATGGTTGATAGTGCAGAGTTGTTTCCAGATGTATGGAAAAAAGTTTGTAAATGGATGGACTCTAAGGGACTAGGAACCTACTATACATTTGCAGTAGCATGTGATGG GCCATGGGATATGAATCTGTTTCTGAACGTGCAATGCCATCTCAGTCAAGTTCCATTTCCTAATTTTTGCAGAAAATGGGTGAACATTTGTAAAGCTATGAGCAATTTTTATCATTTACCTCGAATGAGTCTAAAAAATATGCTGACTGCACATGAACTTACTTTTGAAGGACGCCCTCATAGAGGAATATCGGATGCAAGAAATATTGCACGGATTGCTGTCATACTGATGGAAGATGGGTGTATTTTGGATTGTAACGATTCATTTGACACTAATTTCTCACCTAATGCACATTAA